The proteins below come from a single Malus sylvestris chromosome 3, drMalSylv7.2, whole genome shotgun sequence genomic window:
- the LOC126614786 gene encoding poly [ADP-ribose] polymerase 2-like isoform X5, with amino-acid sequence MASKLNVEELRNQLAQRGLPTTGAKPTLVRRLDSALREEKKQPTGASDGSAAEASLVSRKREGKLIEEEGGGESTVSEKMKATEKFSGVKQLHEEAALCGVSATASKTLERLSEHSDGIPLGKANEEGNGGKEKIITATKKGAAVLDQWLPDDIKADYHVLQLGDDIYDAMLNQTNVSRNNNTFYVIQVLESDVGGSFRIYYRWGRVGFKGQNKLAPHASRESAIKEFKQKFRDKTGNDWSNRKMFQLIPSCYMWIEMDYNEKEEQSAVSIHNSWSMFVEEKNGSALGRQPLETQLEPCIANFISLIFNIDMMKQHVMEIVYNADKLPLGKLSKSTILKGYNILRRISDVIGSSNRELIEQLSGEFYTVIPHDIRFKKMRKFVIDTPQKLKHKLEMVEALGEIEVTTKLLKDDTGMQGDPLYSCYRSLHCELTPVGADSHEFDMIKKYMRNTHAKRHSTYTVDIVQIFRTSKEGEVERFRKFSGTKNRMLLWHGSRLTNWVGILSQGLCIAPPEAPETGHMFGKGVYFADMFSKSAKYCHASNGCTSGVLLLCEVALGDMAELLTANYDADKLPVGKLSTKGVGGTEPDFSEAQLLDDGVVVPLGKQKENTSHEGSLRHNEYIVYNVEQIRKRFVVQVKFNFKND; translated from the exons ATGGCAAGCAAGCTCAATGTAGAAGAGCTCCGAAACCAATTGGCTCAGCGTGGTCTCCCCACCACCGGAGCGAAGCCCACCCTG GTTCGGAGGCTCGATTCTGCTCTTCGCGAGGAGAAGAAGCAACCCACAGGCGCAAGTGATGGTTCAGCAGCAGAAGCTTCACTGGTTAGTAGAAAGAGGGAAGGGAAGTTAATTGAAGAGGAGGGAG GTGGGGAGTCTACTGTGTCCGAGAAAATGAAGGCCACCGAAAAGTTTAGTGGCGTGAAGCAATTGCACGAAGAAGCCGCTCTTTGTGGAGTTTCGGCAACTGCGTCGAAAACGCTGGAGAGGCTTTCTGAACATTCTGATGGCATTCCTCTAGGTAAAG CTAATGAGGAAGGAAAtggcggcaaggagaagatAATAACCGCAACCAAAAAGGGTGCGGCGGTACTGGATCAGTGGCTACCGGATGACATAAAGGCAGATTATCATGTTTTGCAACTG GGGGATGATATATACGATGCCATGTTAAACCAGACCAATGTCAGTCGTAACAATAACACATTCTATGTGATTCAAGTTCTTG AATCCGATGTTGGTGGAAGTTTCAGGATTTACTATAGATGGGGGAGAGTAGGTTTTAAGGGTCAGAACAAGCTAGCTCCTCACGCATCCCGCGAGAGCGCGATCAAGGAGTTTAAACAGAAATTCCGTGACAAAACCGGGAATGATTGGTCCAATCGAAAAATGTTCCAGCTTATCCCATCCTGCTATATGTGGATAGAAATGGATTACAATGAAAAGGAAGAGCAGTCAGCTGTCAGTATCCACAACTCTTGGTCTATGTTT GTCGAAGAAAAGAATGGCTCCGCTTTAGGACGTCAACCTTTGGAAACACAACTTGAGCCCTGCATTGCAAATTTTATATCTCTTATTTTCAACATCGACATGATGAAGCAGCATGTGATGGAAATAG TATACAACGCTGATAAGTTGCCTCTGGGTAAGCTTAGCAAATCAACAATTCTAAAG GGCTATAACATCCTGCGGAGGATTTCTGATGTGATTGGCTCATCTAACAGGGAATTAATCGAACAATTAAGCGG AGAGTTCTACACTGTCATTCCTCATGACATCAGGTTTAAAAAAATGC GTAAATTTGTGATTGATACTCCTCAGAAGTTGAAACACAAGCTAGAAATG GTTGAAGCACTAGGTGAAATTGAGGTTACAACGAAATTGTTGAAGGATGACACAGGAATGCAG GGAGATCCCTTGTATTCCTGTTATCGAAGCCTTCATTGTGAGCTGACACCAGTTGGTGCTGATTCTCATGAATTTGATATG ATTAAAAAATATATGCGTAATACTCATGCAAAAAGACATTCAACTTACACTGTTGATATCGTTCAAATATTCCGCACATCTAAAGAGGGTGAAGTTGAACGCTTCAGGAAG TTTTCTGGTACAAAAAATAGAATGCTTTTGTGGCATGGTTCTCGTCTTACAAACTGGGTTGGTATATTATCTCAAG GCTTGTGCATAGCTCCACCTGAAGCCCCAGAGACTGGTCACATGTTCGGGAAAGGAGTTTACTTTGCAGACATGTTCTCCAAAAGCGCAAAGTATTGCCATGCATCTAATGGCTGTACATCTGGGGTGCTGCTTCTATGTGAG GTTGCGCTGGGCGACATGGCTGAGCTTTTAACCGCTAACTACGATGCGGACAAGTTACCCGTAGGAAAACTAAG CACTAAAGGAGTTGGGGGAACTGAACCAGATTTTTCAGAAGCTCAGTTACTAGATGACGGTGTCGTGGTTCCCCTAGGAAAGCAGAAAGAGAATACAAGCCACGAG GGTTCATTACGGCACAATGAGTACATAGTTTACAATGTGGAACAGATCAGGAAGCGCTTCGTTGTTCAAGTTAAGTTCAATTTCAAGAATGATTAG
- the LOC126614786 gene encoding poly [ADP-ribose] polymerase 2-like isoform X4: MASKLNVEELRNQLAQRGLPTTGAKPTLVQRPDSALREEKKQPTGASDGSAAEASRVSRKREGKLIEEEGGGESTVSEKMKATEKFSGVKQLHEEAALCGVSATASKTLERLSEHSDGIPLGKANEEGNGGKEKIITATKKGAAVLDQWLPDDIKADYHVLQLGDDIYDAMLNQTNVSRNNNTFYVIQVLESDVGGSFRIYYRWGRVGFKGQNKLAPHASRESAIKEFKQKFRDKTGNDWSNRKMFQLIPSCYMWIEMDYNEKEEQSAVSIHNSWSMFVEEKNGSALGRQPLETQLEPCIANFISLIFNIDMMKQHVMEIVYNADKLPLGKLSKSTILKGYNILRRISDVIGSSNRELIEQLSGEFYTVIPHDIRFKKMRKFVIDTPQKLKHKLEMVEALGEIEVTTKLLKDDTGMQGDPLYSCYRSLHCELTPVGADSHEFDMIKKYMRNTHAKRHSTYTVDIVQIFRTSKEGEVERFRKFSGTKNRMLLWHGSRLTNWVGILSQGLCIAPPEAPETGHMFGKGVYFADMFSKSAKYCHASNGCTSGVLLLCEVALGDMAELLTANYDADKLPVGKLSTKGVGGTEPDFSEAQLLDDGVVVPLGKQKENTSHEGSLRHNEYIVYNVEQIRKRFVVQVKFNFKND; this comes from the exons ATGGCAAGCAAGCTCAATGTAGAAGAGCTCCGAAACCAATTGGCTCAGCGTGGTCTCCCCACCACCGGAGCGAAGCCCACCCTG GTTCAGAGGCCCGATTCTGCTCTTCGCGAGGAGAAGAAGCAACCCACAGGCGCAAGTGATGGTTCAGCAGCAGAAGCTTCACGGGTTAGTAGAAAGAGGGAAGGGAAGTTAATTGAAGAGGAGGGAGGTGGGGAGTCTACTGTGTCCGAGAAAATGAAGGCCACCGAAAAGTTTAGTGGCGTGAAGCAATTGCACGAAGAAGCCGCTCTTTGTGGAGTTTCGGCAACTGCGTCGAAAACGCTGGAGAGGCTTTCTGAACATTCTGATGGCATTCCTCTAGGTAAAG CTAATGAGGAAGGAAAtggcggcaaggagaagatAATAACCGCAACCAAAAAGGGTGCGGCGGTACTGGATCAGTGGCTACCGGATGACATAAAGGCAGATTATCATGTTTTGCAACTG GGGGATGATATATACGATGCCATGTTAAACCAGACCAATGTCAGTCGTAACAATAACACATTCTATGTGATTCAAGTTCTTG AATCCGATGTTGGTGGAAGTTTCAGGATTTACTATAGATGGGGGAGAGTAGGTTTTAAGGGTCAGAACAAGCTAGCTCCTCACGCATCCCGCGAGAGCGCGATCAAGGAGTTTAAACAGAAATTCCGTGACAAAACCGGGAATGATTGGTCCAATCGAAAAATGTTCCAGCTTATCCCATCCTGCTATATGTGGATAGAAATGGATTACAATGAAAAGGAAGAGCAGTCAGCTGTCAGTATCCACAACTCTTGGTCTATGTTT GTCGAAGAAAAGAATGGCTCCGCTTTAGGACGTCAACCTTTGGAAACACAACTTGAGCCCTGCATTGCAAATTTTATATCTCTTATTTTCAACATCGACATGATGAAGCAGCATGTGATGGAAATAG TATACAACGCTGATAAGTTGCCTCTGGGTAAGCTTAGCAAATCAACAATTCTAAAG GGCTATAACATCCTGCGGAGGATTTCTGATGTGATTGGCTCATCTAACAGGGAATTAATCGAACAATTAAGCGG AGAGTTCTACACTGTCATTCCTCATGACATCAGGTTTAAAAAAATGC GTAAATTTGTGATTGATACTCCTCAGAAGTTGAAACACAAGCTAGAAATG GTTGAAGCACTAGGTGAAATTGAGGTTACAACGAAATTGTTGAAGGATGACACAGGAATGCAG GGAGATCCCTTGTATTCCTGTTATCGAAGCCTTCATTGTGAGCTGACACCAGTTGGTGCTGATTCTCATGAATTTGATATG ATTAAAAAATATATGCGTAATACTCATGCAAAAAGACATTCAACTTACACTGTTGATATCGTTCAAATATTCCGCACATCTAAAGAGGGTGAAGTTGAACGCTTCAGGAAG TTTTCTGGTACAAAAAATAGAATGCTTTTGTGGCATGGTTCTCGTCTTACAAACTGGGTTGGTATATTATCTCAAG GCTTGTGCATAGCTCCACCTGAAGCCCCAGAGACTGGTCACATGTTCGGGAAAGGAGTTTACTTTGCAGACATGTTCTCCAAAAGCGCAAAGTATTGCCATGCATCTAATGGCTGTACATCTGGGGTGCTGCTTCTATGTGAG GTTGCGCTGGGCGACATGGCTGAGCTTTTAACCGCTAACTACGATGCGGACAAGTTACCCGTAGGAAAACTAAG CACTAAAGGAGTTGGGGGAACTGAACCAGATTTTTCAGAAGCTCAGTTACTAGATGACGGTGTCGTGGTTCCCCTAGGAAAGCAGAAAGAGAATACAAGCCACGAG GGTTCATTACGGCACAATGAGTACATAGTTTACAATGTGGAACAGATCAGGAAGCGCTTCGTTGTTCAAGTTAAGTTCAATTTCAAGAATGATTAG
- the LOC126614786 gene encoding poly [ADP-ribose] polymerase 2-like isoform X7, translating to MASKLNVEELRNQLAQRGLPTTGAKPTLVRRLDSALREEKKQPTGASDGSAAEASLVSRKREGKLIEEEGGGESTVSEKMKATEKFSGMSVKQLREEAALCGVSATGSKKELLERLSKHSDGIPLGKANEEGNGGKEKIITATKKGAAVLDQWLPDDIKADYHVLQLGDDIYDAMLNQTNVSRNNNTFYVIQVLESDVGGSFRIYYRWGRVGFKGQNKLAPHASRESAIKEFKQKFRDKTGNDWSNRKMFQLIPSCYMWIEMDYNEKEEQSAVEEKNGSALGRQPLETQLEPCIANFISLIFNIDMMKQHVMEIVYNADKLPLGKLSKSTILKGYNILRRISDVIGSSNRELIEQLSGEFYTVIPHDIRFKKMRKFVIDTPQKLKHKLEMVEALGEIEVTTKLLKDDTGMQGDPLYSCYRSLHCELTPVGADSHEFDMIKKYMRNTHAKRHSTYTVDIVQIFRTSKEGEVERFRKFSGTKNRMLLWHGSRLTNWVGILSQGLCIAPPEAPETGHMFGKGVYFADMFSKSAKYCHASNGCTSGVLLLCEVALGDMAELLTANYDADKLPVGKLSTKGVGGTEPDFSEAQLLDDGVVVPLGKQKENTSHEGSLRHNEYIVYNVEQIRKRFVVQVKFNFKND from the exons ATGGCAAGCAAGCTCAATGTAGAAGAGCTCCGAAACCAATTGGCTCAGCGTGGTCTCCCCACCACCGGAGCGAAGCCCACCCTG GTTCGGAGGCTCGATTCTGCTCTTCGCGAGGAGAAGAAGCAACCCACAGGCGCAAGTGATGGTTCAGCAGCAGAAGCTTCACTGGTTAGTAGAAAGAGGGAAGGGAAGTTAATTGAAGAGGAGGGAGGTGGGGAGTCTACTGTGTCCGAGAAAATGAAGGCCACCGAAAAGTTTAGTGGCATGAGCGTGAAGCAATTGCGCGAAGAAGCCGCTCTTTGTGGAGTTTCGGCAACTGGGTCGAAAAAAGAATTGCTGGAGAGGCTTTCTAAACATTCTGATGGCATTCCTCTAGGTAAAG CTAATGAGGAAGGAAAtggcggcaaggagaagatAATAACCGCAACCAAAAAGGGTGCGGCGGTACTGGATCAGTGGCTACCGGATGACATAAAGGCAGATTATCATGTTTTGCAACTG GGGGATGATATATACGATGCCATGTTAAACCAGACCAATGTCAGTCGTAACAATAACACATTCTATGTGATTCAAGTTCTTG AATCCGATGTTGGTGGAAGTTTCAGGATTTACTATAGATGGGGGAGAGTAGGTTTTAAGGGTCAGAACAAGCTAGCTCCTCACGCATCCCGCGAGAGCGCGATCAAGGAGTTTAAACAGAAATTCCGTGACAAAACCGGGAATGATTGGTCCAATCGAAAAATGTTCCAGCTTATCCCATCCTGCTATATGTGGATAGAAATGGATTACAATGAAAAGGAAGAGCAGTCAGCT GTCGAAGAAAAGAATGGCTCCGCTTTAGGACGTCAACCTTTGGAAACACAACTTGAGCCCTGCATTGCAAATTTTATATCTCTTATTTTCAACATCGACATGATGAAGCAGCATGTGATGGAAATAG TATACAACGCTGATAAGTTGCCTCTGGGTAAGCTTAGCAAATCAACAATTCTAAAG GGCTATAACATCCTGCGGAGGATTTCTGATGTGATTGGCTCATCTAACAGGGAATTAATCGAACAATTAAGCGG AGAGTTCTACACTGTCATTCCTCATGACATCAGGTTTAAAAAAATGC GTAAATTTGTGATTGATACTCCTCAGAAGTTGAAACACAAGCTAGAAATG GTTGAAGCACTAGGTGAAATTGAGGTTACAACGAAATTGTTGAAGGATGACACAGGAATGCAG GGAGATCCCTTGTATTCCTGTTATCGAAGCCTTCATTGTGAGCTGACACCAGTTGGTGCTGATTCTCATGAATTTGATATG ATTAAAAAATATATGCGTAATACTCATGCAAAAAGACATTCAACTTACACTGTTGATATCGTTCAAATATTCCGCACATCTAAAGAGGGTGAAGTTGAACGCTTCAGGAAG TTTTCTGGTACAAAAAATAGAATGCTTTTGTGGCATGGTTCTCGTCTTACAAACTGGGTTGGTATATTATCTCAAG GCTTGTGCATAGCTCCACCTGAAGCCCCAGAGACTGGTCACATGTTCGGGAAAGGAGTTTACTTTGCAGACATGTTCTCCAAAAGCGCAAAGTATTGCCATGCATCTAATGGCTGTACATCTGGGGTGCTGCTTCTATGTGAG GTTGCGCTGGGCGACATGGCTGAGCTTTTAACCGCTAACTACGATGCGGACAAGTTACCCGTAGGAAAACTAAG CACTAAAGGAGTTGGGGGAACTGAACCAGATTTTTCAGAAGCTCAGTTACTAGATGACGGTGTCGTGGTTCCCCTAGGAAAGCAGAAAGAGAATACAAGCCACGAG GGTTCATTACGGCACAATGAGTACATAGTTTACAATGTGGAACAGATCAGGAAGCGCTTCGTTGTTCAAGTTAAGTTCAATTTCAAGAATGATTAG
- the LOC126614786 gene encoding poly [ADP-ribose] polymerase 2-like isoform X9 has product MASKLHVEEPRNQLAQRGLPTTGAKATLVQRPDSALREEKKQPTGASDGSAAEASRVSRKREGKLIEEEGGGESTVSEKMKATEKFSGVKQLHEEAALCGVSATASKTLERLSEHSDGIPLGKANEEGNGGKEKIITATKKGAAVLDQWLPDDIKADYHVLQLGDDIYDAMLNQTNVSRNNNTFYVIQVLESDVGGSFRIYYRWGRVGFKGQNKLAPHASRESAIKEFKQKFRDKTGNDWSNRKMFQLIPSCYMWIEMDYNEKEEQSAVEEKNGSALGRQPLETQLEPCIANFISLIFNIDMMKQHVMEIVYNADKLPLGKLSKSTILKGYNILRRISDVIGSSNRELIEQLSGEFYTVIPHDIRFKKMRKFVIDTPQKLKHKLEMVEALGEIEVTTKLLKDDTGMQGDPLYSCYRSLHCELTPVGADSHEFDMIKKYMRNTHAKRHSTYTVDIVQIFRTSKEGEVERFRKFSGTKNRMLLWHGSRLTNWVGILSQGLCIAPPEAPETGHMFGKGVYFADMFSKSAKYCHASNGCTSGVLLLCEVALGDMAELLTANYDADKLPVGKLSTKGVGGTEPDFSEAQLLDDGVVVPLGKQKENTSHEGSLRHNEYIVYNVEQIRKRFVVQVKFNFKND; this is encoded by the exons ATGGCAAGCAAGCTCCATGTAGAAGAGCCCCGAAACCAATTGGCTCAGCGTGGTCTCCCCACCACCGGAGCGAAGGCCACCCTG GTTCAGAGGCCCGATTCTGCTCTTCGCGAGGAGAAGAAGCAACCCACAGGCGCAAGTGATGGTTCAGCAGCAGAAGCTTCACGGGTTAGTAGAAAGAGGGAAGGGAAGTTAATTGAAGAGGAGGGAGGTGGGGAGTCTACTGTGTCCGAGAAAATGAAGGCCACCGAAAAGTTTAGTGGCGTGAAGCAATTGCACGAAGAAGCCGCTCTTTGTGGAGTTTCGGCAACTGCGTCGAAAACGCTGGAGAGGCTTTCTGAACATTCTGATGGCATTCCTCTAGGTAAAG CTAATGAGGAAGGAAAtggcggcaaggagaagatAATAACCGCAACCAAAAAGGGTGCGGCGGTACTGGATCAGTGGCTACCGGATGACATAAAGGCAGATTATCATGTTTTGCAACTG GGGGATGATATATACGATGCCATGTTAAACCAGACCAATGTCAGTCGTAACAATAACACATTCTATGTGATTCAAGTTCTTG AATCCGATGTTGGTGGAAGTTTCAGGATTTACTATAGATGGGGGAGAGTAGGTTTTAAGGGTCAGAACAAGCTAGCTCCTCACGCATCCCGCGAGAGCGCGATCAAGGAGTTTAAACAGAAATTCCGTGACAAAACCGGGAATGATTGGTCCAATCGAAAAATGTTCCAGCTTATCCCATCCTGCTATATGTGGATAGAAATGGATTACAATGAAAAGGAAGAGCAGTCAGCT GTCGAAGAAAAGAATGGCTCCGCTTTAGGACGTCAACCTTTGGAAACACAACTTGAGCCCTGCATTGCAAATTTTATATCTCTTATTTTCAACATCGACATGATGAAGCAGCATGTGATGGAAATAG TATACAACGCTGATAAGTTGCCTCTGGGTAAGCTTAGCAAATCAACAATTCTAAAG GGCTATAACATCCTGCGGAGGATTTCTGATGTGATTGGCTCATCTAACAGGGAATTAATCGAACAATTAAGCGG AGAGTTCTACACTGTCATTCCTCATGACATCAGGTTTAAAAAAATGC GTAAATTTGTGATTGATACTCCTCAGAAGTTGAAACACAAGCTAGAAATG GTTGAAGCACTAGGTGAAATTGAGGTTACAACGAAATTGTTGAAGGATGACACAGGAATGCAG GGAGATCCCTTGTATTCCTGTTATCGAAGCCTTCATTGTGAGCTGACACCAGTTGGTGCTGATTCTCATGAATTTGATATG ATTAAAAAATATATGCGTAATACTCATGCAAAAAGACATTCAACTTACACTGTTGATATCGTTCAAATATTCCGCACATCTAAAGAGGGTGAAGTTGAACGCTTCAGGAAG TTTTCTGGTACAAAAAATAGAATGCTTTTGTGGCATGGTTCTCGTCTTACAAACTGGGTTGGTATATTATCTCAAG GCTTGTGCATAGCTCCACCTGAAGCCCCAGAGACTGGTCACATGTTCGGGAAAGGAGTTTACTTTGCAGACATGTTCTCCAAAAGCGCAAAGTATTGCCATGCATCTAATGGCTGTACATCTGGGGTGCTGCTTCTATGTGAG GTTGCGCTGGGCGACATGGCTGAGCTTTTAACCGCTAACTACGATGCGGACAAGTTACCCGTAGGAAAACTAAG CACTAAAGGAGTTGGGGGAACTGAACCAGATTTTTCAGAAGCTCAGTTACTAGATGACGGTGTCGTGGTTCCCCTAGGAAAGCAGAAAGAGAATACAAGCCACGAG GGTTCATTACGGCACAATGAGTACATAGTTTACAATGTGGAACAGATCAGGAAGCGCTTCGTTGTTCAAGTTAAGTTCAATTTCAAGAATGATTAG
- the LOC126614786 gene encoding poly [ADP-ribose] polymerase 2-like isoform X1 gives MASKLNVEELRNQLAQRGLPTTGAKPTLVRRLDSALREEKKQPTGASDGSAAEASLVSRKREGKLIEEEGGGESTVSEKMKATEKFSGMSVKQLREEAALCGVSATGSKKELLERLSKHSDGIPLGKANEEGNGGKEKIITATKKGAAVLDQWLPDDIKADYHVLQLGDDIYDAMLNQTNVSRNNNTFYVIQVLESDVGGSFRIYYRWGRVGFKGQNKLAPHASRESAIKEFKQKFRDKTGNDWSNRKMFQLIPSCYMWIEMDYNEKEEQSAVSIHNSWSMFVEEKNGSALGRQPLETQLEPCIANFISLIFNIDMMKQHVMEIVYNADKLPLGKLSKSTILKGYNILRRISDVIGSSNRELIEQLSGEFYTVIPHDIRFKKMRKFVIDTPQKLKHKLEMVEALGEIEVTTKLLKDDTGMQGDPLYSCYRSLHCELTPVGADSHEFDMIKKYMRNTHAKRHSTYTVDIVQIFRTSKEGEVERFRKFSGTKNRMLLWHGSRLTNWVGILSQGLCIAPPEAPETGHMFGKGVYFADMFSKSAKYCHASNGCTSGVLLLCEVALGDMAELLTANYDADKLPVGKLSTKGVGGTEPDFSEAQLLDDGVVVPLGKQKENTSHEGSLRHNEYIVYNVEQIRKRFVVQVKFNFKND, from the exons ATGGCAAGCAAGCTCAATGTAGAAGAGCTCCGAAACCAATTGGCTCAGCGTGGTCTCCCCACCACCGGAGCGAAGCCCACCCTG GTTCGGAGGCTCGATTCTGCTCTTCGCGAGGAGAAGAAGCAACCCACAGGCGCAAGTGATGGTTCAGCAGCAGAAGCTTCACTGGTTAGTAGAAAGAGGGAAGGGAAGTTAATTGAAGAGGAGGGAGGTGGGGAGTCTACTGTGTCCGAGAAAATGAAGGCCACCGAAAAGTTTAGTGGCATGAGCGTGAAGCAATTGCGCGAAGAAGCCGCTCTTTGTGGAGTTTCGGCAACTGGGTCGAAAAAAGAATTGCTGGAGAGGCTTTCTAAACATTCTGATGGCATTCCTCTAGGTAAAG CTAATGAGGAAGGAAAtggcggcaaggagaagatAATAACCGCAACCAAAAAGGGTGCGGCGGTACTGGATCAGTGGCTACCGGATGACATAAAGGCAGATTATCATGTTTTGCAACTG GGGGATGATATATACGATGCCATGTTAAACCAGACCAATGTCAGTCGTAACAATAACACATTCTATGTGATTCAAGTTCTTG AATCCGATGTTGGTGGAAGTTTCAGGATTTACTATAGATGGGGGAGAGTAGGTTTTAAGGGTCAGAACAAGCTAGCTCCTCACGCATCCCGCGAGAGCGCGATCAAGGAGTTTAAACAGAAATTCCGTGACAAAACCGGGAATGATTGGTCCAATCGAAAAATGTTCCAGCTTATCCCATCCTGCTATATGTGGATAGAAATGGATTACAATGAAAAGGAAGAGCAGTCAGCTGTCAGTATCCACAACTCTTGGTCTATGTTT GTCGAAGAAAAGAATGGCTCCGCTTTAGGACGTCAACCTTTGGAAACACAACTTGAGCCCTGCATTGCAAATTTTATATCTCTTATTTTCAACATCGACATGATGAAGCAGCATGTGATGGAAATAG TATACAACGCTGATAAGTTGCCTCTGGGTAAGCTTAGCAAATCAACAATTCTAAAG GGCTATAACATCCTGCGGAGGATTTCTGATGTGATTGGCTCATCTAACAGGGAATTAATCGAACAATTAAGCGG AGAGTTCTACACTGTCATTCCTCATGACATCAGGTTTAAAAAAATGC GTAAATTTGTGATTGATACTCCTCAGAAGTTGAAACACAAGCTAGAAATG GTTGAAGCACTAGGTGAAATTGAGGTTACAACGAAATTGTTGAAGGATGACACAGGAATGCAG GGAGATCCCTTGTATTCCTGTTATCGAAGCCTTCATTGTGAGCTGACACCAGTTGGTGCTGATTCTCATGAATTTGATATG ATTAAAAAATATATGCGTAATACTCATGCAAAAAGACATTCAACTTACACTGTTGATATCGTTCAAATATTCCGCACATCTAAAGAGGGTGAAGTTGAACGCTTCAGGAAG TTTTCTGGTACAAAAAATAGAATGCTTTTGTGGCATGGTTCTCGTCTTACAAACTGGGTTGGTATATTATCTCAAG GCTTGTGCATAGCTCCACCTGAAGCCCCAGAGACTGGTCACATGTTCGGGAAAGGAGTTTACTTTGCAGACATGTTCTCCAAAAGCGCAAAGTATTGCCATGCATCTAATGGCTGTACATCTGGGGTGCTGCTTCTATGTGAG GTTGCGCTGGGCGACATGGCTGAGCTTTTAACCGCTAACTACGATGCGGACAAGTTACCCGTAGGAAAACTAAG CACTAAAGGAGTTGGGGGAACTGAACCAGATTTTTCAGAAGCTCAGTTACTAGATGACGGTGTCGTGGTTCCCCTAGGAAAGCAGAAAGAGAATACAAGCCACGAG GGTTCATTACGGCACAATGAGTACATAGTTTACAATGTGGAACAGATCAGGAAGCGCTTCGTTGTTCAAGTTAAGTTCAATTTCAAGAATGATTAG